A window from Salvia miltiorrhiza cultivar Shanhuang (shh) chromosome 2, IMPLAD_Smil_shh, whole genome shotgun sequence encodes these proteins:
- the LOC131010959 gene encoding peptidyl-tRNA hydrolase, mitochondrial-like produces the protein MPNAREIMFGISAGLFPRSPTAAAIGRRHLLSESSFTIPWWYNNKSGLRLKTMASISTDVEKPWKPWLFVGLGNPGKRYSGTRHNVGFELIDYIAEAEGISTSSISFKSAFGKGFIGDVPVMLAKPQTFMNASGESVGALVSYYKIPLDQVLAMFDDIDLPFAKLRLLPKGGHGGHNGMRSIITHLKCSRDFPRLRIGIGRPPGKMDAASFVLRPFNKQEREELDFTFQNGLEAVRILVQQDFNRSATFVNSAKSLHTL, from the exons ATGCCAAATGCGCGTGAAATAATGTTCGGTATATCTGCTGGCTTATTTCCTCGGTCTCCAACGGCGGCTGCAATTGGGCGGCGCCACCTCCTTTCTGAATCCTCCTTCACCATTCCATGGTGGTATAATAACAAAAGTGGATTAAGATTGAAGACAATGGCCTCAATTTCAACAGATGTAGAAAAACCGTGGAAACCCTGGCTTTTCGTTGGCCTCGGCAACCCCGGGAAGCGCTACAGCGGTACTCGCCACAAT GTGGGATTTGAGTTGATTGACTATATAGCTGAAGCAGAAGGGATTTCAACAAGCTCCATCTCCTTTAAATCTGCTTTTGGGAAAG GTTTCATTGGAGATGTTCCAGTTATGCTTGCAAAACCACAAACTTTCATGAATGCTAGTGGTGAGTCT GTTGGTGCTCTTGTTTCATATTATAAGATCCCATTGGATCAAGTCCTCGCG ATGTTCGATGACATAGATCTGCCATTTGCGAAGTTGAGACTATTACCTAAAGGTGGACATGGAGGACATAATGG GATGAGAAGTATTATAACTCACCTCAAATGTAGTCGGGATTTTCCTCGCTTGCGGATAG GCATTGGAAGGCCTCCAGGGAAGATGGACGCTGCAAGCTTTGTTCTCCGACCTTTTAATAAACAAGAACGCGAAGAG CTGGATTTCACATTCCAAAATGGATTAGAAGCAGTTCGAATTCTTGTGCAACAGGATTTCAATAGAAGCGCCACCTTTGTAAACAGTGCCAAATCACTTCACACATTGTAG
- the LOC131010960 gene encoding protein PIGMENT DEFECTIVE 338, chloroplastic has product MPLAHHASCRNSSLFNSSPPFTNPSLSAAIFPLSSFTCSNSRKIFKLPKFRQAHVPLCTKNGVFEEFKDTLLPKRAENDEESEGLELLNKPSPKQVNDVEAVEEVEVKKVDADEILAPFYKLFRPPAEEIDQNEGSIEEKMGKVAVEYYEPKQGDFVVGVVVSGNENKLDVNVGADMLGTMLTKEVLPLYDKEMGHLLCDVEKDAEEFLVHGKVGILRNDEVMGGTPIPGKPVVDVGTVLFAEVLGRTLGGRPLLSSRKLFRRISWHRVRQVMQLNEPILVQITEWNTGGLLTRIEGLRAFLPKAELINRVNNYTELKENVGRRLYVQITRINENTNDLILSEKEAWVMMHLQEGTLLEGTVRKIFPYGAQIRIGDTNRSGLLHISNISRGHTTSVSDYLAVDDEVKVLVIKSMFPEKISLSIAELESEPGLFLSNKERVFSEAEEMAKKYRRKMADVSATRKLEALPTEGLPFEDEEKFYANWKWFKFERDNELNP; this is encoded by the exons ATGCCACTAGCTCACCACGCCTCTTGTCGTAACTCATCTCTCTTCAATTCATCTCCGCCCTTCACCAATCCTTCTCTCTCCGCCGCCATTTTCCCGCTCTCGTCGTTCACTTGTTCAAATTCCcgcaaaattttcaaattaccAAAATTCAGACAGGCCCACGTTCCATTATGTACTAAAAATGGAGTCTTTGAGGAATTCAAGGACACCCTTTTGCCCAAAAGGGCTGAAAACGACGAAGAATCAGAAGGGCTTGAGTTGCTGAACAAGCCCTCTCCGAAGCAAGTGAACGATGTTGAGGCTGTGGAAGAAGTTGAGGTGAAAAAAGTCGACGCAGATGAGATTTTGGCGCCGTTTTACAAGCTGTTTAGGCCACCTGCGGAGGAAATTGATCAAAATGAGGGTTCAATTGAGGAGAAAATGGGGAAAGTTGCTGTGGAGTATTATGAGCCTAAGCAAGGGGATTTTGTGGTGGGGGTGGTGGTTTCGGGCAACGAGAATAAGCTCGATGTGAACGTTGGTGCAGATATGTTGGGGACAATGCTGACAAAGGAGGTGCTGCCTTTGTATGATAAGGAGATGGGGCATTTGCTGTGTGATGTGGAGAAGGACGCTGAGGAGTTTTTGGTGCATGGGAAGGTGGGGATTCTGAGGAATGATGAAGTGATGGGCGGCACGCCTATACCGGGGAAGCCTGTTGTGGATGTGGGAACTGTTCTGTTTGCTGAGGTTTTGGGGAGGACTCTTGGTGGGAGGCCATTGCTGTCGAGTAGGAAGCTCTTCAGGCGTATCTCATGGCACCGAGTGAGGCAG GTTATGCAACTAAACGAACCGATTCTGGTTCAAATCACGGAGTGGAATACAGGTGGTCTCCTTACAAGAATAGAG GGGCTCAGGGCTTTTCTTCCAAAAGCTGAATTGATCAATAGAGTTAACAATTACACGGAACTTAAAGAGAAC GTTGGACGGAGGCTCTATGTGCAAATTACTAGAATAAATGAAAACACCAACGACTTGATACTCAGTGAGAAGGAGGCTTGG GTGATGATGCATCTTCAAGAGGGAACACTTCTCGAAGGAACAGTCAGGAAAATTTTCCCATATGGTGCGCAGATAAGGATTGGTGACACGAATAGGAG TGGATTGCTGCATATTTCAAACATATCTCGAGGGCATACTACTTCTGTCAGCGACTATCTGGCAGTTGACGATGAGGTTAAAGTTCTTGTTATAAAGTCAATGTTTCCTGAGAAAATTTCTCTGAG CATAGCTGAACTTGAAAGCGAGCCCGGTCTATTTTTGTCAAATAAGGag AGAGTATTCTCGGAAGCTGAGGAGATGGCAAAGAAGTACAGGCGGAAGATGGCAGACGTGTCAGCCACAAGAAAGCTTGAAGCCCTTCCCACGGAAGGCTTGCCATTCGAAGATGAAGAGAAGTTCTACGCCAACTGGAAATGGTTCAAGTTCGAGAGGGACAACGAGCTGAATCCATGA
- the LOC131010961 gene encoding subtilisin-like protease SBT4.3 codes for MTKTDMAVASAATLVAAAQCVEAAEAAVGAAGAILYEDRLRDVALSFPLPASYLGSLDGAQVYDYINRTRNPTATILRSDEVNETMAPFVISFSSRGPNPITMDILKTDVSAPGVDIIAAWSEANTASGYPEDPRVVGCRMFDVGCLYDGYFFNVG; via the exons ATGACCAAGACTGACATGGCGGTGGCCTCGGCTGCAACACTAGTGGCTGCTGCACAGTGTGTTGAGGCGGCTGAGGCAGCCGTTGGCGCAGCCGGAGCTATACTGTACGAGGATCGGTTAAGAGATGTGGCTCTCTCTTTTCCCCTCCCGGCCTCTTACTTGGGATCACTTGATGGTGCTCAAGTTTATGATTATATCAATAGAACTAG GAATCCAACAGCTACCATTTTGAGGAGTGATGAAGTCAATGAAACAATGGCTCCCTTTGTTATCTCCTTTTCTTCAAGGGGTCCCAATCCCATTACCATGGACATCCTCAAG ACTGATGTTAGTGCACCCGGAGTGGACATTATTGCAGCGTGGTCGGAGGCTAATACGGCGTCGGGATATCCTGAAGATCCAAGAGTAGTAGGATGTAGGATGTTTGATGTAGGATGTTTGTATGATGGATACTTTTTCAATGTAGGATGA